From a single Nocardioides sp. dk884 genomic region:
- a CDS encoding Rv3235 family protein — MSYPSSHPSLSQPPQAAVRALGTPRAVPVASVQGTLALDLLPASDPPAPTPLARYEAAPGAGGPGGEVVPIDLHWRREVEQWSHRFAQAAVEIVGGDRPATQLLRWTTRSVYADLERRALLVARAGGHEPGTARVQPVRPRVLSVRACFVERTVVETGIHVRYGERSRAVAARFELRRPRHETRARWLCTALDFS; from the coding sequence ATGTCCTACCCCTCGTCACACCCGTCGTTGTCGCAGCCTCCGCAGGCCGCGGTCCGGGCCCTCGGCACGCCCCGCGCGGTCCCGGTCGCGAGCGTGCAGGGCACCTTGGCCCTCGACCTGCTGCCGGCCAGCGACCCGCCGGCGCCGACCCCGCTCGCCCGCTACGAGGCCGCGCCGGGAGCCGGCGGTCCCGGCGGCGAGGTGGTCCCGATCGACCTGCACTGGCGCCGCGAGGTCGAGCAGTGGTCACACCGCTTCGCCCAGGCCGCGGTCGAGATCGTCGGCGGCGACCGCCCCGCCACCCAGCTGCTGCGCTGGACCACCCGGTCGGTGTACGCCGACCTGGAGCGTCGCGCGCTGCTGGTGGCCCGTGCGGGCGGTCACGAGCCCGGCACGGCCCGGGTGCAACCCGTGCGGCCCCGGGTGCTCAGCGTCCGCGCCTGCTTCGTGGAGCGCACGGTCGTGGAGACCGGCATCCACGTGCGCTACGGCGAGCGCTCGCGTGCGGTGGCCGCGCGCTTCGAGCTGCGCCGTCCCCGCCACGAGACCCGGGCCCGCTGGCTGTGCACCGCCCTCGACTTCTCCTGA
- a CDS encoding N-acyl homoserine lactonase family protein: MTADLTWLLLAPGRAIRTRHNKHLPAEWTDVPSHCVLVNTPEGKLLWDTSCPRDWEERWEPTGLQDFFPYDKVSEDEYLDSRLKQLDLTPGDIDFVVFSHLHFDHAGNAQLFKETDARLICSDVEKEFAFGFEGAFTGAHLKADYEDLEFETVSGDVEFLPGVSFIQTPGHTPGSMSMRVDLPETGTMIFTADAIYMGDSFGPPSVPAAIVNNLEQWYASVEKLRGIAAESEATVVFGHDPGQIRQLRVAPTGSYR; this comes from the coding sequence ATGACCGCCGACCTCACCTGGCTGCTCCTGGCGCCGGGGCGAGCGATCCGCACCCGGCACAACAAGCACCTGCCGGCGGAGTGGACCGACGTCCCGAGCCACTGCGTGCTGGTGAACACCCCCGAGGGCAAGCTGCTGTGGGACACCAGCTGCCCGCGCGACTGGGAGGAGCGCTGGGAGCCCACCGGGCTGCAGGACTTCTTCCCCTACGACAAGGTCTCCGAGGACGAATACCTCGACTCCCGCCTCAAGCAGCTCGACCTGACCCCCGGGGACATCGACTTCGTGGTCTTCTCCCACCTGCACTTCGACCACGCCGGCAACGCCCAGCTGTTCAAGGAGACCGACGCCCGGCTGATCTGCAGCGACGTGGAGAAGGAGTTCGCCTTCGGCTTCGAGGGAGCCTTCACCGGCGCCCACCTCAAGGCCGACTACGAGGACCTGGAGTTCGAGACCGTCTCCGGCGACGTGGAGTTCCTGCCCGGTGTCAGCTTCATCCAGACCCCCGGCCACACCCCCGGCAGCATGTCCATGCGCGTCGACCTCCCCGAGACCGGGACGATGATCTTCACCGCCGACGCGATCTACATGGGCGACAGCTTCGGACCCCCGTCGGTGCCCGCTGCCATCGTCAACAACCTCGAGCAGTGGTACGCCTCGGTCGAGAAGCTGCGCGGGATCGCCGCGGAGTCCGAGGCGACAGTGGTGTTCGGGCACGACCCGGGCCAGATCCGCCAGCTGCGGGTGGCGCCGACCGGGAGCTACCGATGA
- the secA gene encoding preprotein translocase subunit SecA has translation MPAIIDRLLRLGEGKILRQLEAVAKAVNAIEDDFVAMSDAELRAMTDEFRKRLADGEDLDDLMPEAFATVREASKRVTGMRPFDVQIMGGAALHLGNIAEMKTGEGKTLVATLPSYLNALTGKGVHVVTVNDYLAKYQSEQMGRIHHFLGLTVGVILPEMRPAQRREAYACDITYATNNELGFDYLRDNMAGSIEECVQRGHYFAVVDEVDSILIDEARTPLIISGPTQDEVKWYGEFARIARKLDKDVDYEVDEKKRTISVLGPGITKVEDHLGIENLYESVNTPLISFLNNSIKAKELFRKDKEYVVMNGEVLIVDEHTGRILSGRRYNDGLHQAIEAKESVQVREEYQTLATVTLQNYFRLYEKLSGMTGTAMTEASEFDKTYKLGVVPIPTNKPMQRIDQPDLVYRTEKAKYEAVADDIAERHANGQPVLIGTVSVEKSELLSDLLRTRGIPHNVLNAKVHADEAKIVAMAGHRGAVTVATNMAGRGTDIMLGGAVEFLADQELRKQGLEPSGERTEAYEAAWPSMVEQIRAQVEAEHDEVKALGGLYVVGTERHESRRIDNQLRGRSGRQGDPGESRFYLSLEDELMRLFKSEWVDRVLQMLKIPDDVPIENKRVTNAIANAQGQVESQNFESRKNVLKYDDVMDRQRKVIYAERREVLEGADLREQIRSFLDDVVTGVVTGATQEFAEEWDLEQLLVDLGQIWPVSLTREDLLAEVGGDQGALQREELIETLKADAHAAYDAREAEVGEEVMRELERRVLLSVLDRKWREHLYEMDYLREGIYLRAYSQRDPLVEYQREGFDMFAAMMDGIKEEAVGFLFNLEVTVEEEPDGAVEDEVEVEEPMRQPVPAEVPAQQTPQIKAKGLDAPRAPQQLTYSAPSEDGEAEVHAEAVDDEYAGVGRNAACPCGSGKKFKQCHGRPGGPTGLTARVS, from the coding sequence GTGCCTGCCATCATCGACCGCCTCCTCCGTCTCGGAGAGGGCAAGATCCTCCGTCAGCTCGAGGCGGTCGCCAAGGCGGTCAATGCCATCGAGGACGACTTCGTGGCGATGAGCGACGCCGAGCTCCGCGCGATGACCGATGAGTTCCGCAAGCGGCTCGCCGACGGCGAGGACCTCGACGACTTGATGCCCGAGGCCTTCGCCACGGTGCGCGAGGCCTCCAAGCGGGTCACCGGCATGCGCCCCTTCGACGTGCAGATCATGGGCGGCGCCGCGCTCCACCTCGGCAACATCGCCGAGATGAAGACCGGTGAGGGCAAGACCCTCGTCGCGACGCTGCCGTCGTACCTCAACGCGCTCACCGGCAAGGGCGTCCACGTCGTCACGGTCAACGACTACCTCGCCAAGTACCAGTCCGAGCAGATGGGGCGCATCCACCACTTCCTCGGGCTCACGGTCGGCGTGATCCTGCCCGAGATGCGCCCGGCGCAGCGGCGCGAGGCCTACGCCTGCGACATCACCTACGCCACCAACAACGAGCTCGGCTTCGACTACCTGCGCGACAACATGGCGGGCTCGATCGAGGAGTGCGTGCAGCGCGGCCACTACTTCGCCGTCGTCGACGAGGTCGACTCGATCCTCATCGACGAGGCACGGACCCCGCTCATCATCAGCGGCCCGACCCAGGACGAGGTCAAGTGGTACGGCGAGTTCGCGCGGATCGCGCGCAAGCTCGACAAGGACGTCGACTACGAGGTCGACGAGAAGAAGCGCACGATCTCGGTGCTCGGCCCCGGCATCACCAAGGTCGAGGACCACCTCGGCATCGAGAACCTCTACGAGTCGGTGAACACCCCGCTCATCTCCTTCCTGAACAACTCCATCAAGGCCAAGGAGCTGTTCCGCAAGGACAAGGAGTACGTCGTCATGAACGGCGAGGTGCTCATCGTCGATGAGCACACCGGCCGCATCCTGTCCGGGCGCCGCTACAACGACGGCCTGCACCAGGCGATCGAGGCCAAGGAGTCGGTCCAGGTCCGCGAGGAGTACCAGACCCTCGCCACCGTGACCCTGCAGAACTACTTCCGCCTCTACGAGAAGCTCTCCGGCATGACCGGCACGGCGATGACCGAGGCCAGCGAGTTTGACAAGACCTACAAGCTCGGCGTCGTCCCGATCCCGACCAACAAGCCGATGCAGCGCATCGACCAGCCCGACCTCGTCTACCGCACCGAGAAGGCGAAGTACGAGGCGGTCGCCGACGACATCGCCGAGCGGCACGCCAACGGCCAGCCGGTGCTGATCGGCACCGTGTCGGTGGAGAAGTCCGAGCTGCTCAGCGACCTGCTGCGCACCCGCGGCATCCCGCACAACGTGCTCAACGCCAAGGTCCACGCCGACGAGGCCAAGATCGTCGCGATGGCCGGTCACCGCGGCGCGGTCACCGTCGCCACCAACATGGCCGGTCGAGGCACCGACATCATGCTCGGCGGCGCGGTGGAGTTCCTCGCCGACCAGGAGCTGCGCAAGCAGGGCCTGGAGCCGTCGGGGGAGAGGACCGAGGCCTACGAGGCCGCCTGGCCGTCGATGGTCGAGCAGATCCGCGCCCAGGTCGAGGCCGAGCACGACGAGGTGAAGGCCCTCGGCGGCCTCTACGTCGTCGGCACCGAGCGCCACGAGTCGCGCCGCATCGACAACCAGCTGCGCGGTCGTTCCGGTCGTCAGGGCGACCCGGGTGAGTCCCGGTTCTACCTCTCCCTCGAGGACGAGCTCATGCGGCTGTTCAAGTCGGAGTGGGTCGACCGGGTCCTGCAGATGCTCAAGATCCCCGACGACGTGCCGATCGAGAACAAGCGGGTCACCAACGCGATCGCCAACGCCCAGGGCCAGGTCGAGTCGCAGAACTTCGAGTCCCGCAAGAACGTCCTCAAGTACGACGACGTCATGGACCGCCAGCGCAAGGTCATCTACGCCGAGCGCCGCGAGGTGCTCGAGGGCGCCGACCTGCGCGAGCAGATCCGCTCGTTCCTCGACGACGTGGTCACCGGTGTCGTCACCGGCGCCACCCAGGAGTTCGCGGAGGAGTGGGACCTCGAGCAGCTGCTGGTCGACCTCGGGCAGATCTGGCCGGTCTCGCTGACCCGCGAGGACCTGCTGGCCGAGGTCGGCGGTGACCAGGGCGCGCTGCAGCGCGAGGAGCTGATCGAGACGCTCAAGGCCGACGCCCACGCGGCGTACGACGCCCGCGAGGCGGAGGTCGGCGAGGAGGTCATGCGCGAGCTCGAGCGTCGCGTGCTGCTCTCGGTGCTGGACCGCAAGTGGCGCGAGCACCTCTACGAGATGGACTACCTGCGCGAGGGCATCTACCTGCGCGCCTACTCCCAGCGCGACCCGCTGGTGGAGTACCAGCGCGAAGGCTTCGACATGTTCGCGGCCATGATGGACGGCATCAAGGAGGAGGCCGTCGGCTTCCTGTTCAACCTCGAGGTCACCGTCGAGGAGGAGCCCGACGGCGCCGTCGAGGACGAGGTCGAGGTCGAGGAGCCGATGCGTCAGCCGGTGCCGGCCGAGGTCCCCGCTCAGCAGACCCCGCAGATCAAGGCCAAGGGCCTCGACGCCCCCCGCGCGCCCCAGCAGCTGACCTACTCCGCGCCGTCCGAGGACGGCGAGGCCGAGGTCCACGCGGAGGCCGTCGACGACGAGTACGCCGGGGTCGGGCGCAACGCCGCCTGCCCGTGCGGCTCGGGCAAGAAGTTCAAGCAGTGCCACGGCCGCCCCGGCGGTCCCACCGGGCTCACCGCGCGGGTCAGCTGA
- a CDS encoding response regulator — translation MTGTVTGTVTGQEPVRVLVVDDQELFRRGLTMLLTIESGIEVVGEAGDGLEGTDLAATTAPDVVLLDVRMPRRSGIEACQAIKNAVPSAKIIMLTVSDEESDLYEAVKSGASGYLLKDSSIDEVAQAVRVVADGQSLISPSMAVKLLDEFKQMSRPERDPVPGLRLTDRELEVLRLVAKGMNNREIAKELYISENTVKNHVRNILEKLQLHSRMEAVMYAVKEKLLDLP, via the coding sequence ATGACGGGGACTGTGACGGGAACGGTGACCGGCCAGGAGCCGGTGCGGGTGCTGGTGGTCGACGATCAGGAGCTCTTCCGCCGAGGACTCACGATGCTCCTGACCATCGAGTCAGGCATCGAGGTCGTGGGCGAGGCGGGCGACGGGCTCGAGGGCACCGACCTGGCGGCCACCACGGCCCCCGACGTCGTCCTGCTCGACGTGCGGATGCCCCGCCGGTCCGGGATCGAGGCCTGCCAGGCCATCAAGAACGCCGTCCCGTCGGCCAAGATCATCATGCTCACCGTCTCCGACGAGGAGAGCGACCTCTACGAGGCGGTCAAGAGCGGGGCCTCGGGCTACCTGCTCAAGGACTCCTCGATCGATGAGGTCGCCCAGGCGGTGCGCGTGGTCGCCGACGGCCAGTCGCTGATCAGCCCCTCGATGGCGGTCAAGCTGCTCGACGAGTTCAAGCAGATGTCGCGCCCCGAGCGCGACCCGGTCCCGGGGCTGCGGCTCACCGACCGCGAGCTCGAGGTGCTCCGGCTGGTCGCCAAGGGGATGAACAACCGCGAGATCGCCAAGGAGCTCTACATCTCCGAGAACACCGTGAAGAACCACGTGCGCAACATCTTGGAGAAGCTGCAGCTGCACTCGCGCATGGAGGCCGTGATGTACGCGGTCAAGGAGAAGCTGCTCGACCTGCCCTGA
- a CDS encoding ComF family protein, giving the protein MRDAVSDLLLGSACVGCARPGRLLCLGCRDTLPGSAHPAWPSPVPPGLVTPWATGAYEDLLRALVVGHKERRMLALGRPLAGLLATAVAAAAGLGDPVSPGALVLVPVPSRRASVRSRGHDPTYAMTAGAAARLRRQGYAALAARLLVSRPGVVDQSGLGASERAANLAGSMACPSTGLRRLALRTPSARVVVCDDVLTTGSSAREAQRALESVGLAVVGVAVVAATRRRFPGVGVTT; this is encoded by the coding sequence GTGCGCGACGCGGTGAGCGACCTGCTGCTCGGCAGCGCCTGCGTGGGCTGCGCACGGCCCGGACGACTGCTGTGCCTCGGCTGCCGCGACACCCTGCCCGGCTCCGCCCACCCCGCGTGGCCCAGCCCCGTGCCGCCCGGGCTGGTGACGCCGTGGGCGACCGGCGCCTACGAGGACCTGCTCCGCGCGCTGGTCGTGGGCCACAAGGAGCGCCGGATGCTCGCGCTGGGCCGTCCACTGGCCGGACTGCTGGCGACCGCTGTCGCCGCCGCGGCGGGGCTCGGCGATCCCGTGAGCCCCGGGGCGCTGGTGCTGGTGCCGGTGCCCTCGCGGCGCGCGAGCGTGCGCAGCCGCGGCCACGACCCGACGTACGCCATGACCGCCGGGGCGGCCGCCCGCCTGCGGCGCCAGGGGTACGCCGCGCTCGCGGCGCGGCTGCTGGTCTCCCGCCCCGGGGTCGTGGACCAGTCGGGCCTCGGCGCCTCGGAGCGGGCGGCCAACCTGGCCGGCTCGATGGCCTGCCCGAGCACCGGGCTGCGCCGGCTGGCGCTGCGCACCCCGAGCGCGCGCGTGGTCGTGTGCGACGACGTGCTGACCACCGGCTCGAGCGCCCGGGAGGCCCAGCGGGCGCTGGAGTCGGTCGGTCTGGCGGTGGTCGGGGTGGCCGTCGTGGCAGCCACCCGGCGCCGGTTTCCGGGCGTCGGTGTGACCACCTAG
- a CDS encoding winged helix-turn-helix domain-containing protein, which translates to MDSLSSAQARRVALAAQGFLDPAHAAPSMRTLTRAVARTGVLQVDSVNVLQRAHLMPVYSRIGPYDTALLTRAAEQRPRRLVEYWAHVQALMPVELWPHMQHRMAGYREQRGKWGFGADHDLEDAVRREVAARGPSTAREIDAILGGGPRTREHWGWNWSETRKVLDHLFMSGQLAVAGRNPAFEVRYDLPERVLPAHVLAAPVPSRAEAARELMRRAARSHGVATLPCLRDYYRMPVADARAAVAELVEDGELQPVRVEGWGRPAYLHRDARLPRRVEARALLSPFDPLVWERERTERLFGFRYRIEIYVPAAQRVHGYYVLPFLLGEELVARVDLKADRRAGRLLVQAAYAEPGAPARTAVELAAELRVLAGWLGLDAADPVAVAPRGDLAVAVATALRGSGGS; encoded by the coding sequence ATGGACTCGCTGAGCTCCGCCCAGGCCCGCCGGGTCGCACTCGCCGCCCAGGGCTTCCTCGATCCCGCGCACGCGGCACCCTCCATGCGCACCCTCACCCGGGCCGTCGCCCGCACCGGGGTGCTCCAGGTGGACTCGGTCAACGTGCTCCAGCGCGCCCACCTGATGCCCGTCTATTCCCGCATCGGGCCCTACGACACCGCCTTGCTGACCCGCGCCGCCGAGCAGCGTCCGCGCCGGCTGGTGGAGTACTGGGCCCACGTGCAGGCGCTGATGCCGGTCGAGCTGTGGCCGCACATGCAGCACCGGATGGCCGGCTACCGCGAGCAGCGCGGCAAGTGGGGCTTCGGCGCCGACCACGACCTCGAGGACGCCGTACGCCGCGAGGTCGCCGCCCGCGGCCCCTCGACGGCCCGGGAGATCGACGCGATCCTGGGCGGCGGCCCGCGCACCCGCGAGCACTGGGGCTGGAACTGGTCGGAGACCCGCAAGGTGCTCGACCACCTGTTCATGAGCGGCCAGCTGGCGGTGGCCGGGCGCAACCCCGCCTTCGAGGTCCGCTACGACCTCCCCGAGCGGGTCCTGCCCGCCCACGTGCTGGCCGCGCCGGTGCCCTCGCGCGCCGAGGCGGCGCGCGAGCTGATGCGCCGCGCGGCGCGCTCCCACGGCGTGGCGACGCTGCCGTGCCTGCGCGACTACTACCGGATGCCGGTCGCCGATGCGCGCGCCGCGGTGGCCGAGCTGGTGGAGGACGGAGAGCTGCAGCCGGTGCGGGTGGAGGGCTGGGGGCGCCCGGCGTACCTGCACCGCGACGCCCGGCTGCCGCGCCGGGTGGAGGCGCGGGCGCTGCTGAGCCCCTTCGACCCGTTGGTGTGGGAGCGCGAGCGCACCGAGCGGCTCTTCGGGTTCCGCTACCGCATCGAGATCTACGTGCCGGCCGCGCAGCGGGTGCACGGCTACTACGTGCTGCCGTTCCTGCTGGGCGAGGAGCTCGTGGCCCGCGTCGACCTCAAGGCCGACCGGCGGGCGGGTCGGCTGCTGGTCCAGGCGGCGTACGCCGAGCCCGGTGCGCCGGCGCGCACCGCCGTCGAGCTGGCCGCCGAGCTGCGGGTGCTGGCGGGCTGGCTGGGCCTCGACGCGGCCGATCCGGTGGCGGTCGCTCCGCGCGGCGATCTCGCCGTCGCGGTGGCCACGGCCCTGCGCGGGTCGGGCGGATCGTGA
- a CDS encoding hydroxyacid-oxoacid transhydrogenase encodes MSAGQAQELTEETIFTWGAPPLKFGAGAIDEIGFEMSQHDVRRVLIITDATVNATGIPARIADSLSAQGIASEVFDGVHVEPTDDSMDKAAGYAREQGPWDGFVAVGGGSAIDTAKAVNLMTTDGGELMDYLNKPIGRATAPRGQLKPLIAVPTTAGTGSESTAMCVLDVLSMKVKTGISHWRLRPTLAVIDPLVTLSLPPEVTAAAGMDIVCHAVESYTARWYQTFDRKQPEERVTYCGSNPISDLWCERSMGLLAQSFRTAVHDGNDLEARSNMMLAATFAGMGFGNSGVHVPHANAYPIAGMVKDYRPAGYPQDEAMVPHGQSVSLTAPEAFRFSFVSAPERHLRAASLLDPGHDRLDDATEQLPAVLTSLMRDIGIPNGIGAVGYTEDDIPDLVPGTMKQQRLLATCPRPVTEDDIAAIFTRSIENW; translated from the coding sequence ATGAGCGCGGGCCAGGCGCAGGAGCTGACCGAGGAGACGATCTTCACCTGGGGTGCGCCGCCCCTGAAGTTCGGCGCGGGGGCGATCGACGAGATCGGCTTCGAGATGTCCCAGCACGACGTACGCCGCGTCCTGATCATCACCGACGCGACCGTCAACGCGACCGGCATCCCCGCGCGGATCGCCGACTCGCTCTCCGCGCAGGGCATCGCCTCCGAGGTCTTCGACGGCGTCCACGTCGAGCCGACCGACGACAGCATGGACAAGGCGGCCGGCTACGCCCGCGAGCAGGGGCCGTGGGACGGGTTCGTCGCGGTCGGCGGAGGCTCGGCGATCGACACCGCCAAGGCGGTCAACCTGATGACCACCGACGGTGGCGAGCTGATGGACTACCTCAACAAGCCGATCGGGCGGGCGACCGCGCCGCGGGGCCAGCTCAAGCCGCTGATCGCAGTGCCGACGACCGCCGGGACCGGCTCGGAGAGCACCGCGATGTGCGTGCTCGACGTGCTGTCGATGAAGGTCAAGACCGGCATCAGCCACTGGCGGCTGCGCCCCACCCTCGCGGTGATCGACCCGCTGGTGACGCTGTCGCTGCCCCCGGAGGTCACCGCGGCCGCCGGGATGGACATCGTGTGCCACGCGGTGGAGTCCTACACCGCGCGCTGGTATCAGACCTTCGACCGCAAGCAGCCCGAGGAGCGGGTGACCTACTGCGGGTCCAACCCGATCTCCGACCTGTGGTGCGAGCGCTCGATGGGGCTGCTCGCGCAGTCCTTCCGCACCGCCGTCCACGACGGGAACGACCTCGAGGCCCGCTCGAACATGATGCTGGCGGCCACCTTCGCGGGCATGGGCTTCGGCAACTCCGGGGTGCACGTGCCGCACGCGAACGCCTATCCGATCGCGGGCATGGTCAAGGACTACCGGCCGGCCGGCTACCCCCAGGACGAGGCGATGGTCCCGCACGGCCAGTCGGTCTCGCTCACCGCGCCCGAGGCGTTCCGGTTCAGCTTCGTGAGCGCCCCCGAGCGGCACCTGCGCGCCGCCTCGCTGCTCGACCCCGGCCACGACCGCCTCGACGACGCCACCGAGCAGCTGCCGGCGGTGCTCACCAGCCTGATGCGCGACATCGGGATCCCCAACGGCATCGGTGCGGTGGGCTACACCGAGGACGACATCCCCGACCTGGTCCCGGGCACGATGAAGCAGCAGCGGCTGCTCGCGACCTGCCCGCGGCCGGTGACCGAGGACGACATCGCGGCGATCTTCACCCGCTCGATCGAGAACTGGTAG
- a CDS encoding LysM peptidoglycan-binding domain-containing protein, which yields MRLSSSSPDALRRGTRALVVWASATGLALLAHRTLASEVTAALRHAPERSFEELLVGCCAGLLLLCAAWAWLVTTVVSVEALAGVRLSAVPGVPRVARRAVLAACGVVVAGGLTVPAGAATADPGPSVPATLLAGLPLPDRPSGGVRPERAGDPVHASTQHTVVVAPGDTLWSLARADLARTTTAPSERAVQAHVRALHALNRDRLGPDPDLIHPGQRLRMPR from the coding sequence ATGCGCCTCTCTTCGAGCTCCCCGGACGCGCTCAGGCGCGGGACCCGCGCCCTCGTCGTCTGGGCGAGCGCCACCGGCCTCGCCCTCCTCGCGCACCGGACCCTGGCGAGCGAGGTCACGGCCGCGCTCCGCCACGCCCCGGAGCGGTCCTTCGAGGAGCTGCTGGTCGGCTGCTGCGCGGGGCTCCTGCTCCTCTGCGCGGCCTGGGCCTGGCTGGTGACCACCGTAGTGAGCGTCGAGGCGCTCGCGGGGGTCCGGCTCTCCGCCGTGCCCGGGGTGCCCCGCGTCGCGCGCCGCGCAGTGCTGGCCGCCTGCGGGGTCGTGGTCGCCGGCGGGCTCACGGTCCCGGCGGGGGCGGCCACCGCCGACCCGGGGCCCTCGGTCCCCGCCACGCTGCTCGCCGGCCTGCCGCTCCCGGACCGCCCCAGCGGCGGCGTCCGCCCCGAGCGCGCCGGCGACCCGGTTCACGCGAGCACCCAGCACACGGTCGTGGTGGCGCCCGGGGACACGCTCTGGTCGCTGGCCCGCGCCGACCTCGCGCGCACCACCACCGCCCCCAGCGAGCGCGCCGTGCAGGCACACGTGCGAGCCCTGCATGCGCTCAACCGGGACCGGCTCGGCCCCGACCCCGACCTCATCCATCCCGGACAGCGACTGCGGATGCCGCGCTGA
- the hpf gene encoding ribosome hibernation-promoting factor, HPF/YfiA family — MEVVVTGRNCEISDRFREHCEDKLARLEKHDHRIMRMHVEVDCEPNRRQQEQGVRLELTAFSKGPVIRAEAAAADKMAALDLALDKMASQMRKAADRRRVHRGAKAPASVGQALAAMPTVEPEEPEAADPAERKVGPITVTGDGPLVVREKTHPATPMTLDQALYEMELVGHDFYLFVDKESDRPSVVYRRRGYDYGVISLDVEEG, encoded by the coding sequence ATGGAAGTTGTGGTCACTGGACGCAACTGCGAGATCTCGGATCGATTCCGGGAGCACTGCGAGGACAAGCTGGCCCGGTTGGAGAAGCACGACCACCGGATCATGCGCATGCATGTCGAGGTGGACTGTGAGCCGAACCGCCGCCAGCAGGAACAGGGCGTCCGGCTCGAGCTGACCGCGTTCTCCAAGGGCCCGGTCATCCGTGCCGAGGCCGCCGCCGCCGACAAGATGGCGGCGCTCGACCTGGCGCTGGACAAGATGGCCTCGCAGATGCGCAAGGCGGCCGACCGTCGCCGCGTGCACCGCGGCGCGAAGGCGCCCGCATCCGTGGGCCAGGCGCTCGCGGCCATGCCGACCGTTGAGCCCGAGGAGCCCGAGGCCGCCGATCCGGCCGAGCGGAAGGTCGGGCCGATCACGGTCACCGGTGACGGTCCGCTGGTGGTCCGGGAGAAGACCCACCCGGCCACCCCGATGACCCTCGACCAAGCGCTCTACGAGATGGAGCTCGTGGGCCACGACTTCTACCTGTTCGTCGACAAGGAGAGCGACCGCCCCTCGGTGGTCTACCGCCGCCGCGGCTACGACTACGGCGTGATCTCCCTCGACGTCGAAGAGGGCTGA